One Pelodiscus sinensis isolate JC-2024 chromosome 24, ASM4963464v1, whole genome shotgun sequence DNA segment encodes these proteins:
- the LOC142819512 gene encoding uncharacterized protein LOC142819512, translating into MASGQWQALAEQFQVICPSGGGPGAGDPSKERGQASCGHCVSVAGLQGWVQALLDQGITSFRCPRCPDAPWLWQEVCKLGLFSDENRAMLETQILAQEGTRASYRQCPRCQHLVQRLEPGPLRTPCLPCSHQAGRLCCFCWGCRTDWSDLSTQSDSCSNSHCALQTALYDSPEIQAPDSAVHGCPLLRACPKCHALLSHSGVGCPLVECPECWLEFCYRCLRDHLGENHEVETEQDEDEDLDYDSWEAGCTIAGRQELNGSPPTQGKPWTPPRLTS; encoded by the exons ATGGCGTCAGGGCAGTGGCAGGCCCTGGCCGAGCAGTTCCAGGTGATCTGCCCCTCTGGGGGGGGCCCAG GTGCGGGGGACCCTAGCAAGGAGCGAGGGCAGGCGTCCTGCGGGCACTGCGTGAGCGTggccgggctgcagggctgggtgcaggcgCTGCTGGATCAG GGCATCACCTCGTTCCGCTGCCCACGCTGCCCGGATGCCCCGTGGCTCTGGCAGGAGGTGTGCAAGCTCGGACTCTTCTCAGATGAGAACCGTGCCATGCTGGAGACCCAAATCCTGGCACAGGAGGGGACTAGGGCCAGCTACCGCCAG tgccctcgCTGCCAGCATCTCGTCCAGCGCCTGGAGCCTGGGCCCTTGCGcacaccctgcctgccctgctcccatcaGGCCGGACGactgtgctgcttctgctggggCTGCCGCACAGACTGGTCGGACCTCTCAACCCAGAGCGACTCTTGTTCCAACTCCCACTGCGCCCTGCAAACTGCGCTGTATGATTCTCCTGAGATCCAGGCCCCAGACTCAGCTgtccatggctgccccttgctGCGCGCCTGTCCCAAGTGCCACGCCCTGCTGAGTCACAGTGGGgtgggctgccccctggtggagtgcccggagtgctgGCTGGAGTTCTGCTATCGCTGCCTGAGGGACCATCTTGGGGAGAACCACGAGGTAGAGACGGAGCAGGATGAGGATGAAGACCTGGACTACGATTCCTGGGAGGCTGGCTGCACCATTGCTGGGCGGCAGGAGCTGAATGGGTCCCCCCCCACCCAAGGGAAACCCTGGACTCCCCCGAGACTCACCTCCTGA
- the LOC142819513 gene encoding putative E3 ubiquitin-protein ligase RNF144A isoform X2, whose product MASGQWQALAEQFQVICPSGGGPGAGDPSKQRGQASCGHCVSVAGLQGWVQALLDQGITSFRCPRCPDAPWLWQEVCKLGLFSDEIRAMLETQILAQEGTRASYRQCPRCQHLVQRLEPGPLRTPCLLCSQRARRLCCFCWGCRTDWPDASAHADLHCPLQAALHDAPTIQAPRSSLHSCPSLRACPRCHALLSHTLRGCPLVLCPECQCSFCYRCLELSRGHVSPCPIADRQLVCGGMQ is encoded by the exons ATGGCGTCAGGGCAGTGGCAGGCCCTGGCCGAGCAGTTCCAGGTGATCTGCCCCTCTGGGGGGGGCCCAG GTGCGGGGGACCCTAGCAAGCAGCGAGGGCAGGCGTCCTGCGGGCACTGCGTGAGCGTggccgggctgcagggctgggtgcaggcgCTGCTGGATCAG GGCATCACCTCGTTCCGCTGCCCACGCTGCCCGGATGCCCCGTGGCTCTGGCAGGAGGTGTGCAAGCTCGGACTCTTCTCAGATGAGATCCGTGCCATGCTGGAGACCCAAATCCTGGCACAGGAGGGGACTAGGGCCAGCTACCGCCAG TGTCCGCGCTGCCAGCATCTCGTCCAGCGCCTGGAGCCTGGGCCCTTGCGCACCCCgtgcctgctctgctcccagcggGCCAGGCGACTATGCTGCTTCTGCTGGGGCTGCCGCACGGACTGGCCGGATGCTTCAGCCCACGCTGACCTTCACTGCCCCCTCCAAGCCGCGCTGCATGACGCCCCCACAATCCAGGCCCCAAGATCCTccctccacagctgcccctcGCTGCGGGCCTGCCCCCGGTGCcatgccctgctgagccacaccCTGCGAGGCTGCCCTCTGGTGCTCTGCCCTGAATGCCAGTGCTCATTCTGCTACCGCTGCCTGGAGCTGAGCAGGGGCCATGTGAGTCCCTGCCCCATTGCTGACCGGCAGCTGGTCTGCGGGGGGATGCAGTAA
- the LOC142819513 gene encoding putative E3 ubiquitin-protein ligase RNF144A isoform X3 — translation MASGQWQALAEQFQVICPSGGGPGAGDPSKQRGQASCGHCVSVAGLQGWVQALLDQGITSFRCPRCPDAPWLWQEVCKLGLFSDEIRAMLETQILAQEGTRASYRQCPRCQHLVQRLEPGPLRTPCLLCSQRARRLCCFCWGCRTDWPDASAHADLHCPLQAALHDAPTIQAPRSSLHSCPSLRACPRCHALLSHTLRGCPLVLCPECQCSFCYRCLELSRGHAEGGTLGESQPPPSA, via the exons ATGGCGTCAGGGCAGTGGCAGGCCCTGGCCGAGCAGTTCCAGGTGATCTGCCCCTCTGGGGGGGGCCCAG GTGCGGGGGACCCTAGCAAGCAGCGAGGGCAGGCGTCCTGCGGGCACTGCGTGAGCGTggccgggctgcagggctgggtgcaggcgCTGCTGGATCAG GGCATCACCTCGTTCCGCTGCCCACGCTGCCCGGATGCCCCGTGGCTCTGGCAGGAGGTGTGCAAGCTCGGACTCTTCTCAGATGAGATCCGTGCCATGCTGGAGACCCAAATCCTGGCACAGGAGGGGACTAGGGCCAGCTACCGCCAG TGTCCGCGCTGCCAGCATCTCGTCCAGCGCCTGGAGCCTGGGCCCTTGCGCACCCCgtgcctgctctgctcccagcggGCCAGGCGACTATGCTGCTTCTGCTGGGGCTGCCGCACGGACTGGCCGGATGCTTCAGCCCACGCTGACCTTCACTGCCCCCTCCAAGCCGCGCTGCATGACGCCCCCACAATCCAGGCCCCAAGATCCTccctccacagctgcccctcGCTGCGGGCCTGCCCCCGGTGCcatgccctgctgagccacaccCTGCGAGGCTGCCCTCTGGTGCTCTGCCCTGAATGCCAGTGCTCATTCTGCTACCGCTGCCTGGAGCTGAGCAGGGGCCAT GCTGAAGGAGGAACCCTTGGTGAGTCGCAGCCGCCTCCATCTGCATAA
- the LOC142819513 gene encoding uncharacterized protein LOC142819513 isoform X1, giving the protein MPRGSGRRCASSDSSQMRSVPCWRPKSWHRRGLGPATARLKEEPLVSRSRLHLHNESARPQPSHQPLFSPHRPWPHTGHFSGAGLKREPSGTDPQSLPAGQSPLAPDPTASENPAAAESFREPGPDHSISTRTLSHPSFYSYYEALSRSTPGTCPVPDGDWPHSSGQQWCPATGSGLLLPISSSEFFYTDPLMPPGHRIHSNLSAPSQEVCQRLRLNSPGSIMSVREASPPPQPLPPFVLRSGRRWLSEAEYNAVTVLLELPCEESSPGTQLLLAAVELEYGRLVTPEATSALLGLHSSSEPWQKLPERL; this is encoded by the exons ATGCCCCGTGGCTCTGGCAGGAGGTGTGCAAGCTCGGACTCTTCTCAGATGAGATCCGTGCCATGCTGGAGACCCAAATCCTGGCACAGGAGGGGACTAGGGCCAGCTACCGCCAG GCTGAAGGAGGAACCCTTGGTGAGTCGCAGCCGCCTCCATCTGCATAACGAGTCTGCGAGGCCTCAGCCGAGTCaccagcccctcttctccccccacaggCCGTGGCCCCACACTG GCCACTTTTCTGGAGCTGGGCTGAAGCGGGAGCCATCAGGCAcggatccccagtctctcccagctggCCAGTCACCACTGGCACCAGACCCAACAGCATCTGAGAATCCAGCTGCTGCTGAGAGCTTCAGGGAACCTGGGCCG GATCATTCAATCTCCACCCGGACACTCTCCCATCCCTCCTTCTACTCGTACTATGAGGCTCTTTCTCGCTCTACACCAGGGACCTGTCCAGTGCCTGATGGGGATTGGCCCCACAGCTCTGGCCAGCAGTGGTGTCCAGCCACTGGATCAG GTCTCCTGCTTCCCATTAGTTCCAGTGAATTCTTCTACACGGATCCTCTGATGCCCCCAGGACACCGGATCCACAGCaacctctctgctccctcccaagAG GTCTGTCAGCGGCTGCGTCTCAACTCTCCAGGCTCTATCATGTCGGTGCGTgaagcctctcctcctccccagccccttcctccctttgtgcTCCGCAGTGGCAGGAGGTGGCTCTCAGAGGCAGAGTACAACGCGGTCACTGTCCTCCTGGAGCTCCCATGTGAGGAGAGCTCCCCTGGGACCCAGCTCCTCCTGGCAGCCGTGGAACTGGAGTATGGCCGGTTGGTGACTCCGGAGGCCACCAGTGCCCTGCTCGGCCTTCACAGCTCCTCAGAGCCATGGCAGAAGCTCCCAGAGAGGCTCTGA